CCCGAAGTGGCAGATCCGCCGCGTCCCGCCGGTGCGGAGGCGCCGCCGTCGCCCGCGCAGAAGATCGCGAAGAACATTCCGGATGCACCGGCCAAGGCTGCGCCGACCAACGTCTTCCAGACCGACGTGGCCTCGCTGGCGATGTTCCCCCACGACAGTGCCATGCAGGACGCGCTCGGCGCGCTGTTTGGCGACCAGCCGGCGGCGACGCCCGCGAAACCGGCCGCGTCACACTCCACGGCGGATGCGCTGCGCGACAGCACGACGGCACCCGCGTCGGATTTCGGCTTCGACCTGGATTCCCTTCTCGGCGATATCCCGACGTCCGCCGTCAATTCGCGCACGGATACGACCGCGTCCGACGCATCGTCCATGGCCTTCGACATTGATTTCGGCGACGCGGTAACGCCGGCGGAAACGGTCCCCGTCTCGTCGATGGAAAACCTTCCGCCCGCCGAAGACTTTGAGTTCAACCTCGACACCTCCAGCAGGGGCACGGGCACCGCGGCGCCCGGTCTGGCATTTGAGGAAAACTTCGATTTTGATCTTGGCGCCACGCCGGCCGAACCCGCGCGCAAACCGACGGCGCCGGCAGCCACGCCGGACTTCGGCCTGGACACGGATTTCGGAACTGACGCCTTCGGCGGCCTCGACGTGCCCGCCGCGCCGCCGGCGCGACCCGCAGCGGCGCCACCGGCCGACGAGTTCAATTTTGCAGCTGACCTGGACGCGCTTTTCGGAACGCCCGCCACTCCGGCACCGGAGCCCGCAAAGCCGGCGGCGCAGGCCGCCACGGCGGATCTGGGCGACATCGATTTCGATGCGATGTTCGGCCAGACCGCGGCGCCGTCCCGGGCGTCCGACGAGGTGGCGGAGCTTTCCAGCGGCCTTCCCGGGTCGCGTGACCTGCCGTCGTCCGATGACTTCCCGGATTTCACCGGATTCGGCAGCGATTTTCCGCCGGTCGAGGAAAAGCCCGCTGCGGTGGCGCCGCAGGCGCCCAAGCCCGCGGAATCCAAGCCCGCGGAATCCAAGGCCAAGCCCTCCATGAACTGGTCGCTGGAACCCCTCGCCGAGGTGGACGAAACCGCGGCTGAGGCGGCGCCGGCACCGGCTGCGAAGACAGACGAGAAATTTACGGTCGAAAAAGTATCCGCCGAGGATTTCCTGGCGGGCGGAAACTGGTCGTTGGAAGAACTCCACGAGGAATCCGACTCACCGGCAGCGGCACCCGCCCCGGCGAGCAAGGATTTCGGCATCGAGAAGGTCGCGGCCGAGGAATACCTCGCCCCGGAAGGTGGCGACGAGTCCAAGTTTGATTTCAGTTCGTCGCTGAACCTCGACCTGGTGCCGATCGAAGAAGCGGTTGCCCCGCAGCAGCGTGAAGAAGCGGTGGCCGAACACCGCCTTGACGCTCCCGCGACGCCCTTGCGTCCCAAGGGCGCCGGCGTCAAGCGCGTCATCGTACTGGGCGCGTCCATCGGTGGCCCGGAGGCGGTTCGCGAATACCTTTCCGGCTTCCCGGCCCGGTTCCCGGCGCTGTTCATCCTGGCCCAGCACATGGGCGCGGAGTTCCTGGAGCTGATGGCTGCGCAACTGGCCAAGGCGACGCCGCTGACGGTCCGTAGTCCGAGCCACGGCGAGCGCGTCGGTCACGGCGAGGTCGTCGTGGTGCCGACCACACACCGGTTGCTGGTGGATGCCGAGGGCGTCGTCCAGCTGGCGCACCTGCCCGAAGCGTCACCGTACAGCCCGTCGATCGACCTCGTCCTGCGCGATGTCGCCGACCGCTTCGGCAACGCGGCGACCGCGATTGTCTTCTCCGGAATGGCGCATGACGCCATTGACGGCAGCCGCTACCTCGCCTCGAAAGGCGGCAAGGTCTGGGTGCAGGATCCGGATACCTGTGTCATCAGTTCGATGGTCGATGGCGCCAAAGAGGCCGGCGTCGTCAGCTTTGTCGGTGCGCCGGCCGAGTTGACCAAGCAAACCATTGCCGAAGTCTCCAAGGCCTGACGGAGCATTCATGGAAACTCCCCGCGAAATTCGAGGCGTACTGATCCCGATCACCAACGGGCGCGTGCTGCTGCCCAACGCCACGGTCGCCGAGGTCATCACCTTTGCCAACCTCGAGAAGATTCCGAATGCCCCGGAATGGCTGCTGGGACGCCTGTCCTGGCGTGGCTGGCGCCTGCCGCTGTTCTCGTTCGCCATCCTTTCCGGCATGACCCATGAAGAGGGCTCCACCGGCGCCCGCGTTGCGGTGCTCAAGGCCCTGGGCGGTCACGCGAAGATGCCCTTCATCGCCATGCTGACACAGGGCTTCCCGCGCCTGACCACGGTCAGCCCGGAGCTTCTCATTCCAACGGGCGATGAGCATCACCACCCGACGGGGGTGAGGGCGCAGGTGCTGGTGCGCGATGACCAGGCGGTCATTCCTGACCTCAACCAGATCGAGGCGATGATGGCGCAGGCGCTGGCGGCCTGACGGCGTGCTTTGGCGGTCGCCGTCGATGCCCAACATCGCCAGGCGCACAGGCGCATTGGTGTATCTGAAGCGTCAAAATGCCAAAGCGTTACGACATACCCCCACAACCCCGCCAAACACAGGCTTCGCCAGCGTTTGACCGCCCCCTTGACTCAAGGGGGCTCCAAAGAAGCTGATCGCTACGCTCCCTGTAGCCCGGGTTAACCCGCAGGGTTCACCCGGGGTGAACGCGCGTCGATGCCGGAGATGCGCGGCGTGGCCCGGGCGATGCGCAATTCGCGCTCATCTATCTACTCGATAGATAGCGATATCACCCACCAAGATCGCCTGCAATCGCCTGCAGCGCCGCAAGGGCCGCAATACCTGCCGTCTCCGTGCGCAGGATGCGTGGGCCCAGTCGCAGACCCTTGAATCCAGCATTGCGCAGGATAGCTTCGTCCTGGTCGGAGAAGCCGCCTTCTGGGCCAACGGTGAGGATCGCGCCGTGGGGGAGGGAGGTGATTGATGCGAGGGACTGGTCGCCTTCCGGCAGCAGCGCGTAGCGTGCGGCGGGGTCGGCGCCGAGCTGTCCGGCCCAGGCAGCGAGCTTGATCGGCGGCGTCACCTGGGGCAGGCGGTTGCGGCCGCATTGCTCGCAGGCCGAGGCAATGACCTGGTGCCAGTGTGACAGACGCCGCTCGGCGCGCTCCTCGTCCAGGCGGACCTCGGTTCGCTCCGTGACGACGGGAATGATCCGGCTGACGCCGAGCTCAGTGGCCTTCTGCAGGATCCAGTCCATCTTTTCGCCGCGCGCGACGCCCTGGGCCAGGGTCAACTGCAGCGGGGACTCGCGGTCGGCGGCGCGTGCTTCCAGCACCTGCGCGGTGACCGACCGCTTGGCCAGCGACGCCAGGCGCGCCGTGAACTCGCCACCATCGCCGTTGAACAGGACCAGCGGATGGCCGGCCTCGAGCCGAAGCACACGTGCCAAGTGTTCGCCCGCCTGCTCCGGCAGGTGGACGATGTCGCCGTCCGACAATGGCTGCGGCACGTAGATTCGAGGAATGCGCATAGTGCAGTCGTAGCAGGTTGGCAGGCCATTGTCGTCAATGGAATGCACCGCCCGCAACGCGCCGGACAGTTCCTGCCGGGCCCGGTTTCGCGTTTGCGCCGGCGTTCGTGACAGACTCAGGCTTCCGACTCTCCGGCGGTACCTCGAACGCAATGCGCTTCTTCTCCCTGGAAGGCAAGCTCACCCTCGCACTGTTCGTCGCCATTGGTGTCGCGGCAGCCCTGGCGCTGGTGATCGACAGCCTGATCGGCCGGCCATGGCTGAGTTTCGCGGTGACGCTCGTGGTTGGCACATTGCTCGCGCCGCTGTACGCGCGCGGCCTCACCAGTACGGTCGCCAGCTTGTTCCGCACGCTCGCCGGTAGTGTCACCAGCTTCAAGGACGGCGATTTCAACTTCTCGATTGCGGCGGAACGGCGCGACGAACTGGGTGATCTCGTCCGGGCGCACAACGACCTCGGTCGCGTACTGCGCGAGGAGCGGCAGGGGCTGTTCCAGCGCGAACTGCTGCTCGAT
This genomic stretch from Tahibacter amnicola harbors:
- a CDS encoding chemotaxis protein CheB — protein: MPTHDVIDEPVSVALLYQTSQLEGHLKEALNELGASVVYEALTAEMDRDALEGSGAHVVIVNLDPEIEAHLDEVYDLLDDDRYNVVFNDAQVSSGLSGWEQARWSRHLAAKIMGRPEVADPPRPAGAEAPPSPAQKIAKNIPDAPAKAAPTNVFQTDVASLAMFPHDSAMQDALGALFGDQPAATPAKPAASHSTADALRDSTTAPASDFGFDLDSLLGDIPTSAVNSRTDTTASDASSMAFDIDFGDAVTPAETVPVSSMENLPPAEDFEFNLDTSSRGTGTAAPGLAFEENFDFDLGATPAEPARKPTAPAATPDFGLDTDFGTDAFGGLDVPAAPPARPAAAPPADEFNFAADLDALFGTPATPAPEPAKPAAQAATADLGDIDFDAMFGQTAAPSRASDEVAELSSGLPGSRDLPSSDDFPDFTGFGSDFPPVEEKPAAVAPQAPKPAESKPAESKAKPSMNWSLEPLAEVDETAAEAAPAPAAKTDEKFTVEKVSAEDFLAGGNWSLEELHEESDSPAAAPAPASKDFGIEKVAAEEYLAPEGGDESKFDFSSSLNLDLVPIEEAVAPQQREEAVAEHRLDAPATPLRPKGAGVKRVIVLGASIGGPEAVREYLSGFPARFPALFILAQHMGAEFLELMAAQLAKATPLTVRSPSHGERVGHGEVVVVPTTHRLLVDAEGVVQLAHLPEASPYSPSIDLVLRDVADRFGNAATAIVFSGMAHDAIDGSRYLASKGGKVWVQDPDTCVISSMVDGAKEAGVVSFVGAPAELTKQTIAEVSKA
- a CDS encoding chemotaxis protein CheW, whose translation is METPREIRGVLIPITNGRVLLPNATVAEVITFANLEKIPNAPEWLLGRLSWRGWRLPLFSFAILSGMTHEEGSTGARVAVLKALGGHAKMPFIAMLTQGFPRLTTVSPELLIPTGDEHHHPTGVRAQVLVRDDQAVIPDLNQIEAMMAQALAA
- a CDS encoding 16S rRNA (uracil(1498)-N(3))-methyltransferase, which encodes MRIPRIYVPQPLSDGDIVHLPEQAGEHLARVLRLEAGHPLVLFNGDGGEFTARLASLAKRSVTAQVLEARAADRESPLQLTLAQGVARGEKMDWILQKATELGVSRIIPVVTERTEVRLDEERAERRLSHWHQVIASACEQCGRNRLPQVTPPIKLAAWAGQLGADPAARYALLPEGDQSLASITSLPHGAILTVGPEGGFSDQDEAILRNAGFKGLRLGPRILRTETAGIAALAALQAIAGDLGG